A genome region from Leptodactylus fuscus isolate aLepFus1 chromosome 6, aLepFus1.hap2, whole genome shotgun sequence includes the following:
- the CLCN6 gene encoding H(+)/Cl(-) exchange transporter 6 has product MATCRGSVCCCCCCCGDRESRTPEELTILGETREEDEEILPRKDYESLDYDRCINDPYLEVLESITHKKSRRYEAVRWIMVFAIGVCTGLVGLFVDYFVRLFSQFKFRVVQGSVEDCTDRGCLALSLLELLGFNLTFAFIATLFVLIQPVAAGSGIPEIKCYLNGVKVPGVVRLRTLVCKALGVLFSVSGGLFVGKEGPMIHSGAVVGAGLPQFQSISFQKIRFDFPYFRSDRDKRDFVSAGAAAGVAAAFGAPIGGTLFSLEEGSSFWNQGLTWKVLFCSMSATFTLNFFRSGILFSSWGSFQVPGLLNFGEFKCSDSDKKCHLWTVLDLAFFIIMGVIGGLLGAMFNCLNKRLAKYRMKNVHPKPKLIRVCESLLVSLVTTVIVFVSSMVLGECRSLSPTDDWNNSTIAIQVSSSDEVNSSIKTFFCPNNTYNDMATLFFNPQESAILQLFHQDGTFSPVTLSFFCCMYFLLSCWTFGMSVPSGLFVPSLLCGAGFGRLVANLLKSYLGLTHIYSGTFALIGAAAFLGGVVRMTISLTVILIESTNEISYGLPIMITLMVAKWTGDFFNKGIYDIHVALRGVPLLEWETEEEMDKLRACDIMEPNLTYVYPHTRIQSLVSILRTTAHHAFPVVTENRGNEKEFMKGNQLISNNIKFKKSSILTRAGEQRKRSQSMKSYPSSELRNMCDEHLAAEEPVEKEDMLQQMLERKYTPYPNLYPDQSPSEEWTMEERFRPLTFHGLILRSQLVTLLVRGVCYSETQSSTSQPRLSHAEMSEDYPRYPDIHDVNLTLLNPRMIVDVTPYMNPSPFTVSPNTPVSQVFNLFRTMGLRHLPVVNAVGEIVGIITRHNLTHESLQARLRQHYMTS; this is encoded by the exons ACTATTTTAGGGGAGACGCGTGAAGAAGATGAGGAGATCCTACCACGCAAAGATTATGAA AGTTTGGACTATGACCGTTGCATCAATGACCCCTACCTGGAAGTGCTGGAATCCATTACCCACAAG AAGTCCCGACGGTATGAAGCAGTTCGGTGGATCATGGTGTTTGCTATTGGCGTGTGCACAGGACTG GTTGGACTGTTTGTGGATTACTTTGTTCGCCTATTTTCTCAGTTTAAGTTCCGAGTGGTACAAGGCT CTGTGGAGGACTGTACAGACCGGGGATGCCTTGCCCTCTCTTTACTGGAGCTTCTTGGGTTTAACTTGACTTTTGCCTTCATTGCAACATTATTTGTCCTCATACAG CCTGTGGCAGCAGGTTCTGGAATTCCTGAGATCAAATGTTACCTGAATGGTGTGAAGGTTCCCGGTGTGGTCCGACTTAGGACACTCGTCTGCAAAGCTCTGGGTGTTTTATTCAGTGTGTCTGGAG GACTTTTTGTTGGAAAGGAGGGACCAATGATCCACAGTGGGGCCGTTGTGGGGGCAGGGCTGCCTCAG ttccaGAGTATTTCCTTCCAGAAGATCCGCTTTGATTTCCCTTATTTCCGCAGTGACAG GGACAAGAGGGATTTTGTGTCAGCTGGAGCTGCTGCAGGGGTGGCTGCTGCTTTTGGAGCTCCTATTGGGGGAACATTGTTCAGTTTGGAAGAAGGGTCAAGCTTCTGGAATCAGGGGCTTACTTGGAAAGTG CTCTTCTGCTCCATGTCTGCCACATTTACATTGAATTTCTTCCGATCTGGGATTCTGTTTTCAAGTTGGGGATCATTCCAAGTTCCTGGTCTGCTGAATTTTGGAGAATTCAAG TGCTCTGACTCTGATAAGAAGTGTCACCTGTGGACAGTGTTGGATTTGGCCTTcttcattattatgggggtgatTGGAGGGTTGCTTGGAGCCATGTTTAACTGCTTGAATAAGAGACTGGCAAAATATCGGATGAAGAATGTGCACCCCAAGCCAAAGCTTATCAG GGTTTGTGAGAGTCTCTTAGTCTCTTTAGTCACCACCGTCATTGTCTTCGTGTCATCGATGGTCCTGGGAGAATGTCGGTCGTTGTCTCCCACTGATGACTGGAATAACAGCACCATCGCCATACAG GTCTCCTCTTCTGATGAAGTCAATTCTAGCATTAAAACATTCTTCTGCCCTAACAACACCTACAATGACATGGCCACGCTCTTCTTCAACCCCCAGGAGTCGGCCATCTTGCAGCTCTTCCATCAGGATG GCACTTTCAGTCCAGTCACTCTGTCTTTCTTCTGCTGTATGTACTTCCTCCTGTCTTGCTGGACATTTGGGATGTCTGTTCCCAGTGGTCTCTTTGTCCCTTCCTTGCTCTGTGGAGCAGGCTTTGGTCGCTTGGTTGCTAACCTACTGAAAAG TTACTTAGGATTAACTCACATCTACTCTGGAACATTTGCCCTGATCGGTGCGGCTGCTTTTCTGGGTGGAGTGGTCCGCATGACGATCAGCCTGACTGTCATCCTTATTGAATCCACCAATGAGATCTCTTATGGATTACCTATAATGATCACACTTATG GTTGCCAAGTGGACTGGTGACTTCTTCAACAAAGGCATCTATGATATCCATGTGGCCCTGAGAGGTGTTCCCCTGCTGGAGtgggagacagaggaggagatggACAA ATTGAGAGCTTGTGACATCATGGAGCCGAATCTGACCTACGTGTACCCTCACACTCGTATCCAATCCTTGGTCAGCATTCTGCGCACAACTGCCCATCACGCCTTTCCCGTGGTGACTGAGAACCGAGGAAATGAAAAAGAATTTATGAAAGGAAACCAGCTGATCAGCAACAACATCAAGTTTAAG AAGTCTAGTATCCTGACCCGGGCAGGCGAGCAGCGGAAGAGGAGCCAGTCTATGAAATCTTACCCATCAAGCGAATTACGGAACATGTGTGATGAGCACCTGGCTGCCGAAGAACCGGTGGAGAAAGAAGACATGCTGCAGCAAATGTTAGAACGGAA GTACACCCCTTATCCTAACCTGTACCCTGATCAGTCGCCTAGTGAGGAGTGGACCATGGAGGAGCGCTTCCGACCTCTGACGTTCCACGGCCTCATTTTGCGCTCCCAGTTGGTCACGTTGTTAGTGAGGGGAGTCTGTTACTCTGAGACGCAGTCT AGTACCAGCCAGCCACGCCTTTCCCATGCTGAAATGTCAGAGGATTATCCACGTTATCCTGACATCCATGATGTCAACCTGACACTCCTCAATCCACGAATGATTGTG GACGTCACTCCCTACATGAACCCATCCCCGTTTACGGTGTCACCAAACACCCCTGTCTCCCAGGTGTTTAACCTATTCAGAACCATGGGTCTTCGGCATCTGCCAGTGGTGAATGCAGTAGGGGAG ATAGTCGGAATAATAACGCGGCATAATTTAACCCATGAATCCCTCCAAGCTCGACTGAGGCAGCACTACATGACCTCCTGA